A genomic stretch from Salvelinus alpinus chromosome 38, SLU_Salpinus.1, whole genome shotgun sequence includes:
- the LOC139566229 gene encoding oocyte zinc finger protein XlCOF22-like, protein MDDITIVGTDSRSIATATKMVNDYCAATCALINRVTNRANSKKIEHMMFTFVWGSQMERLKRSTLYKAGENGGKGVPDILNIIRAQGLSNLVTNIHKTDREASYFERYFANPILQTLRLSTIDYTVPYSWDPPTNSLQLSLAVSEEEVLPEHCEQERSLSLGQEKTEPTQIKEEEALSIPCDPPNNQNNASSHSTAESSDPMGLDSSPTLDPSLSLDHNPSFKKHRSKPSTTAIKTLRCCDCGEMFALKSDLQMHVTLAKKRPSECYNSTCKLKAPCQTVSQWENLPLPLLCCGDCGKSVNRRGNLTQHIQTHTGEKSFSCGDCGKSFSLKSNLTEHVRTHTGEKPFSCGDCGKSFNRKQPLNMHNLTYMGDSLKKHKLTHIGEEPFSCGDCGKSFYQKGHLNVHKLTHTGEKPFSCGDCGKSFSVKGNLTIHKLTHTGEEYGCSVCGKRFSRTAQLLKHMNTAHKKKENRTKTEENIFRQRFARRAD, encoded by the exons ATGGATGACATCACCATCGTCGGCACAGATAGTCGCTCCATCGCCACAGCAACAAAGATGGTGAACGACTACTGTGCAGCCACTTGCGCCCTCATCAACAGGGTTACGA ACAGAGCAAACAGCAAAAAGATAGAACACATGATGTTCACCTTTGTCTGGGGGAGCCAGATGGAGCGACTCAAGCGCAGCACCCTGTACAAAGCAGGTGAGAACGGGGGGAAGGGGGTCCCAGACATCCTTAACATCATTAGGGCACAGGGACTATCCAACTTGGTCACCAACATCCACAAGACAGACAGGGAAGCCAGCTACTTCGAACGGTACTTTGCCAACCCCATCCTCCAAACCCTCAGACTCAGCACCATCGACTACACTGTGCCCTATTCCTGGGACCCCCCCACCa ACTCCCTGcagctctctcttgctgtctctgaaGAGGAGGTTCTCCCTGAGCACTGTGAGCAGGAGCGGAGCCTTAGTCTGGGGCAGGAGAAAACTGAGCCCACACAGATTAAAGAGGAGGAA GCTCTCAGCATTCCCTGTGACCCTCCAAATAATCAAAACAATGCATCCAGCCACAGCACAGCCGAAAGCAGCGACCCAATGGGACTCGACAGCAGCCCAACATTAGATCCCAGCCTATCATTGGATCACAACCCATCATTTAAGAAACACAGATCCAAACCCAGCACCACAGCTATAAAAACTCTCCGCTGCTGTGACTGTGGTGAAATGTTTGCTCTAAAATCTGACCTGCAGATGCATGTGACTCTCGCCAAGAAGAGACCCAGTGAATGCTACAACTCTACCTGTAAACTGAAGGCCCCATGTCAGACTGTGTCACAATGGGAAAACCTGCCCCTGCCCCTTTTGTG ctgtggtgactgtgggaagagCGTTAATCGCAGGGGGAACCTAACCCAACATATACAgactcacacaggggagaaatcatTTAGTTGTGGTGACTGCGGGAAAAGCTTCAGTCTCAAGAGTAACCTAACCGAACATGTTcggactcacacaggagagaaaccatttagctgtggtgactgtgggaagagcttcaatcgCAAGCAGCCCCTAAACATGCATAATCTGACTTACATGGGA GACTCGCTAAAGAAGCATAAACTGACTCACATAGGAGAGGAACCGtttagctgtggtgactgtgggaaaagcttctaTCAGAAGGGGCACCTGAATGTGCACaaactgactcacacaggagagaaaccctttagctgtggtgactgtgggaaaagcttcagcGTCAAGGGGAACCTAACCATACACaaactgactcacacaggagaggaATATGGCTGCTCTGTCTGTGGGAAAAGATTCAGTCGTACGGCTCAGCTGTTAAAACATATGAATA